Proteins encoded by one window of Streptomyces sp. ALI-76-A:
- a CDS encoding site-2 protease family protein, whose amino-acid sequence MFILGIVVFAVGLLVSIAWHELGHLSTAKLFGIRVPQYMVGFGPTLFSRQKGETEYGIKAIPFGGYIRMIGMFPPGPDGRLEARSTSPWRGMIEDARSAAFEELRPGDENRLFYTRKPWKRVIVMFAGPFMNLILALALFLTILMGFGISQQTTTVSSVSPCVIAQSENRDTCEKSDPASPAAAAGMKAGDRIVAFDGVRTDDWETLSNLIRVSAGKEVPIVVDRKGAEVTLQAKIATNQVAKKDSSGTYVQGEYVKAGFLGFSAATGIVKQDFGDSVTWMGDRVGDAVDSLAALPGKIPALWDAAFGDGPREADSPMGVVGAARVGGEIFTLDIPPTQQLAMALMLVAGFNLSLFLFNMLPLLPLDGGHIAGALWESLRRNVAKVLRRPDPGPFDVAKLMPVAYVVAGIFICFTILVLIADVVNPVRIS is encoded by the coding sequence ATGTTCATCCTCGGCATAGTGGTCTTCGCCGTGGGCCTGCTGGTGTCGATCGCGTGGCACGAGCTGGGGCACCTGTCCACCGCCAAGCTCTTCGGCATCCGCGTGCCGCAGTACATGGTCGGCTTCGGCCCGACGCTCTTCTCACGCCAGAAGGGCGAGACGGAGTACGGGATCAAGGCCATCCCGTTCGGCGGCTACATCCGCATGATCGGCATGTTCCCGCCCGGCCCGGACGGCCGCCTGGAGGCCCGCTCCACCTCACCCTGGCGCGGCATGATCGAGGACGCCCGCTCGGCCGCCTTCGAGGAGCTCAGGCCGGGTGACGAGAACCGCCTCTTCTACACGCGCAAGCCGTGGAAGCGGGTCATCGTGATGTTCGCGGGCCCGTTCATGAACCTGATCCTCGCGCTGGCGCTGTTCCTCACCATCCTCATGGGCTTCGGCATCTCGCAGCAGACCACCACGGTCAGTTCGGTCTCCCCGTGTGTCATCGCGCAGAGCGAGAACCGCGACACCTGCGAGAAGTCCGACCCCGCCTCGCCGGCCGCGGCCGCGGGCATGAAGGCCGGCGACAGGATCGTCGCCTTCGACGGCGTGCGGACCGACGACTGGGAGACCCTCTCCAACCTCATCCGCGTCAGCGCCGGCAAGGAGGTGCCGATCGTCGTCGACCGCAAGGGCGCGGAAGTCACCCTCCAGGCGAAGATCGCCACCAACCAGGTCGCCAAGAAGGACTCCAGCGGCACCTACGTCCAGGGCGAGTACGTCAAGGCCGGCTTCCTCGGCTTCAGCGCCGCCACCGGCATCGTCAAGCAGGACTTCGGCGACTCCGTGACCTGGATGGGTGACCGCGTCGGCGACGCCGTCGACTCCCTCGCCGCCCTGCCCGGCAAGATCCCCGCCCTGTGGGACGCGGCCTTCGGCGACGGCCCGCGCGAGGCGGACTCCCCGATGGGGGTGGTCGGCGCGGCACGGGTGGGCGGCGAGATCTTCACCCTGGACATCCCGCCGACCCAGCAGCTGGCGATGGCGTTGATGCTGGTCGCGGGCTTCAACCTCTCGCTGTTCCTCTTCAACATGCTCCCGCTGCTGCCGCTGGACGGCGGCCACATCGCGGGTGCCCTGTGGGAGTCGCTGCGCCGGAACGTGGCGAAGGTGCTGAGGCGGCCCGACCCCGGCCCGTTCGACGTGGCGAAGCTGATGCCCGTCGCCTATGTCGTGGCGGGGATCTTCATCTGCTTCACGATCCTCGTGTTGATCGCCGACGTGGTCAACCCGGTGAGAATCTCCTAG